A genomic region of Oryza glaberrima chromosome 1, OglaRS2, whole genome shotgun sequence contains the following coding sequences:
- the LOC127762513 gene encoding uncharacterized protein LOC127762513, translated as MDSFLAETKLVRTTPDRANEQNTGTPVLCRIAMALPPRLLPFFLLIGVHASVSHGSPLPPTYNTSICSKSYECGGVNISYPFYLSNATDDYTPFSCGYTDLTIFCSRDRDGRNETPTILLGGDNYTVLNIFYDNRTIVPADTDALRGGSCPRVRHNVTFGQAYEWLQYTGSRDNLTFFFGCKLNLSPPIDPRLVSGGNDQSTTKLI; from the coding sequence ATGGATTCTTTTTTAGCAGAAACCAAACTCGTCCGGACTACTCCGGATCGAGCAAACGAACAGAACACGGGGACGCCTGTATTGTGTCGTATCGCCATGGCTCTCCCACCGCGTTtgctccccttcttcctcctcatcggcGTCCATGCCTCCGTTTCCCATGGCTCGCCTCTCCCACCCACTTACAACACTTCCATTTGCTCCAAGTCATACGAGTGCGGAGGCGTCAATATCTCCTATCCTTTCTATCTTTCCAACGCAACCGATGATTACACTCCATTTTCTTGCGGCTACACCGATTTGACGATCTTTTGCAGCCGGGACCGGGACGGGAGGAACGAGACTCCCACCATCCTACTCGGTGGAGACAACTACACTGTGCTGAACATCTTCTACGACAATCGCACCATCGTGCCCGCGGACACCGATGCCCTCCGCGGCGGCAGCTGCCCCCGAGTGCGCCACAACGTCACCTTCGGCCAGGCCTACGAGTGGCTTCAATACACCGGCTCCCGTGACAACCTCACCTTCTTCTTCGGCTGCAAACTCAACCTTTCACCACCAATCGATCCAAGGCTGGTTAGTGGCGGCAACGACCAGTCCACCACAAAATTAATCTAA